A single window of Ictalurus furcatus strain D&B chromosome 3, Billie_1.0, whole genome shotgun sequence DNA harbors:
- the LOC128606034 gene encoding uncharacterized protein LOC128606034: MPQELLTALERTMATLELGRDEQQPRDRPLGAPGPRADRPSRPRTWRTRQRSPVGGTPLDEPMPTEPEREPARPPSKPWLAGCALHLQQPPEAPSLTVWVEGNPVTALLDTGSTVTLARPSILPKGRRLGGVLTVTCVHGDTREVPAAEVQIQGEAGVWPLQVGLIPELLVPLLLGRDWPGFPMGPTAEPQRPRQRTKRRGWRRDLHGRCERGRDRRLVRTHAPVDDGTGDPHPRLRNPDTPPRRSHDSHTPTTPPHTHTPPPPHDGQLTLR, encoded by the exons ATGCCCCAGGAGCTCCTAACAGCCCTGGAGCGAACCAtggccaccctggagctcgGCCGAGATGAGCAGCAGCCCCGCGACCGGCCCCTTGGGGCCCCTGGGCCCCGGGCCGACCGCCCGTCCCGCCCCCGCACCTGGAGGACTCGCCAAAGGTCGCCCGTTGGTGGAACCCCCCTGGATGAGCCCATGCCTACGGAGCCGGAGAGGGAACCTGCCCGGCCGCCTTCGAAGCCATGGTTAGCGGGCTGCGCCCTCCATCTACAACAGCCGCCGGAGGCCCCCTCCCTGACGGTGTGGGTCGAGGGGAACCCGGTAaccgccctgctggacaccgggagcacggtgaccctcgcCCGGCCCTCCATTCTACCCAAGGGGCGTCGCCTGGGGGGGGTTCTCACCGTAACCTGcgtccatggggacacccgggaagttcccgcagccgaggtccagatccaGGGCGAAGCCGGGGTCTGGCCCCTCCAGGTGGGCCTGATCCCCGAGCTCCTGGTGCCCCTGCTCCTTGGACGGGACTGGCCAGGATTCCCGATGGGACCGACAGCCGAGCCCCAGAGGCCGCGGCAACGCACGAAGAGGAGAGGATGGCGGAGAGACCTCCACGGAAG GTGCGAGCGCGGACGAGACCGCCGGCTGGTGAGAACGCACGcaccggtggatgacggcacgggagaccCACACCCTCGTCTCaggaaccccgacacgccccCGAGAAGGTCACacgacagccacacccccacgacacccccacacactcacacacccccgcCCCCTCACGACGGACAGCTCacactaagataa